CAACATGCCCCGCGGCACGATGGTAAGCCAGAACCCGCCGGCCGGCTTCCGCGTAAAACCCAACCGCACCATCTTCCTGGTGATGAACGCCCTCACACCCGAAAAGGTCAAAATGCCCAACGTGGTTGGCTTCTCCCTTCGCCAGGCAAGAGCCATCCTTGAGTCGCAGGGATTAACCACCGGAAGGCTCATCTATATCCCCGACATTGCCCAGAACGAGGTGCTCCGCCAGCAGTTCGCCGGAAGGGAAATACCCGAAAACACCCTCATTGAAAAAGGAAGCCACATTGACCTGGTGGTCGGCAGCGGCCTCAGCAACCAGAATACCTATGTGCCCAACCTCAAGGGATTGTCGGTGCAGGACGCCGAGCAGAAACTCTTCGACAGCTTTCTTAACCTGGGTGCCGTAATCTATGACAATACCGTTCTCACCCTGCAGGACACCCTGAATGCAAAGGTCTACCGTCAGAATCCTTCCCAGGGTCTCGTCAACCTGGGTTCGCCGGTCGATATATGGGTTACAATTGCCTCTTCCCTTCTTTCGGAAGGGGACAGCCTTGCCGAACCTGAACAATAGCTTTTATGCGAATACTATCCGCCATCTGGTTTCTTTTTCTTCTTTCCCTGGTTCGGCCTGCGGCGGCCCAGGAGATGCTTTCACGCCGGGTTTCGCCTCCTCCGGCTTCCCCCGGCAGGGAATTGCTGAAGCCGGCAGTGCAGAAGAAAAACCAGACCCTGCTGACCCTTCCCTTTTTTGACGACTTTTCCCGTTTCCCTCTGCCCTGCTATCCCGATCAATCCCTCTGGTCCGATTCCCTGGTTTACATCAACAACAGTTATCCGGTCAATCCTCCTTCGGTTGGCGTGGCAACCTTCGATGCCGTTGATGCACGCGGAAACCTTTATTCCAGTGCCGGCACCCGCCCGTTTTATGCCGATGCCCTCACGTCCCGGCCCATTAACCTGAAATATTCGCCCTCCGACAATATTTACCTCAGCTTTTATTACCAGCCGCAGGGCTTAGGCGAGGCGCCGGAAGAAAAAGATTCCCTCATCCTC
The nucleotide sequence above comes from Bacteroidales bacterium. Encoded proteins:
- a CDS encoding PASTA domain-containing protein translates to MNDIVRFLLSKIFWKNVARAAGIFLGLLLIIFIWLRIYTRHNESIAVPDFTGHTLAECEQMAAARKIRVSVTDSVYMNNMPRGTMVSQNPPAGFRVKPNRTIFLVMNALTPEKVKMPNVVGFSLRQARAILESQGLTTGRLIYIPDIAQNEVLRQQFAGREIPENTLIEKGSHIDLVVGSGLSNQNTYVPNLKGLSVQDAEQKLFDSFLNLGAVIYDNTVLTLQDTLNAKVYRQNPSQGLVNLGSPVDIWVTIASSLLSEGDSLAEPEQ